One Penaeus monodon isolate SGIC_2016 chromosome 37, NSTDA_Pmon_1, whole genome shotgun sequence genomic region harbors:
- the LOC119596383 gene encoding amyloid beta A4 precursor protein-binding family B member 1-interacting protein-like isoform X1 has protein sequence MPAGLSVVRCAVRPPPPPQPAPPRPPPPPRLRRRRTHAPPPLPVHYRRIIRCRAVVCVAYSVEVEAGGGRANTDEVSDLPKGRQERRDTTRPGNNTETESLWLQCWAE, from the exons ATGCCGGCCGGCCTCAGTGTTGTCCGGTGTGCTGTccgccctccacctcctccacaacCCGCTCCACCACGTCCACCGCCTCCACCACGGCTCCGCCGCCGGCGCACTCAC gctccccctcccctcccggtaCACTACAGACGGATCATCCGGTGCAGGGCGGTCGTCTGCGTGGCCTACAGCGTCGAAGTCGAGGCAGGGGGCGGAAGAGCAAACACTGACGAAGTGTCGGATCTGCCGAAGGGGAGGCAGGAACGAAGGGACACGACGCGCCCCGGAAATAACACGGAGACAGAAAGCCTCTGGTTGCAATGTTGGGCCGAGTAA
- the LOC119596383 gene encoding uncharacterized protein LOC119596383 isoform X2: MYVVGAVRSAPALAPHAGRPQCCPVCCPPSTSSTTRSTTSTASTTAPPPAHSRAPPPLPVHYRRIIRCRAVVCVAYSVEVEAGGGRANTDEVSDLPKGRQERRDTTRPGNNTETESLWLQCWAE, translated from the exons atgtacgtggTGGGGGCCGTTAGGTCTGCACCTGCACTAGCACCGCATGCCGGCCGGCCTCAGTGTTGTCCGGTGTGCTGTccgccctccacctcctccacaacCCGCTCCACCACGTCCACCGCCTCCACCACGGCTCCGCCGCCGGCGCACTCAC GT gctccccctcccctcccggtaCACTACAGACGGATCATCCGGTGCAGGGCGGTCGTCTGCGTGGCCTACAGCGTCGAAGTCGAGGCAGGGGGCGGAAGAGCAAACACTGACGAAGTGTCGGATCTGCCGAAGGGGAGGCAGGAACGAAGGGACACGACGCGCCCCGGAAATAACACGGAGACAGAAAGCCTCTGGTTGCAATGTTGGGCCGAGTAA